The following coding sequences are from one Cenarchaeum symbiosum A window:
- a CDS encoding phosphoribosyltransferase (COG2038): MHGPPGGEELVESLGSGKFLFSLVISYTETCEIPGITAAGAAPELFQYTPPADAEFLHYGRCRSIDGIPMTPDGKPTPALLTKAALESASIPHVVIGAGSKVPPMMPYMETGLHWGGNITQGPAMARDDLLRAIDYGRIIGRTLSSLTDCLVIGESIPGGTTTALGVLRGLGRKARVSSSMPENPVELKEHVVENALRRGVSEDPFSVAASLGDPMIPVVAGMASGACGSSKVLLAGGTQMAAVLALGEKLGIGGGVAVATTSYVVDDESADLVESVGAAGVPVISVDPLLSKSKEPGLRAFSEGFAKEGAGAGGAITAAMLKTGTGPREFLPLAEDEYRRVLSAQ, from the coding sequence GTGCACGGCCCGCCCGGCGGGGAGGAGCTGGTGGAATCACTGGGCAGCGGCAAATTCCTGTTCTCACTGGTGATATCATATACAGAGACGTGCGAGATACCTGGCATAACTGCCGCCGGCGCGGCGCCTGAGCTGTTCCAGTACACGCCGCCAGCCGACGCCGAGTTTCTTCACTATGGGCGCTGCAGGTCAATAGACGGGATCCCCATGACCCCTGACGGCAAGCCCACGCCCGCTTTGCTCACAAAGGCCGCGCTCGAATCGGCTAGCATCCCCCATGTAGTGATAGGCGCGGGCAGCAAGGTACCCCCCATGATGCCCTACATGGAGACCGGATTGCACTGGGGCGGCAACATAACGCAGGGGCCCGCCATGGCCCGCGACGACCTGCTCCGGGCTATAGACTATGGCAGGATAATCGGCAGGACGCTCTCCTCGCTGACGGACTGTCTGGTGATAGGCGAGAGCATCCCCGGGGGGACGACCACCGCGCTGGGCGTGCTCAGGGGCCTTGGAAGAAAAGCTAGGGTCAGCTCCAGCATGCCCGAGAATCCCGTCGAGCTCAAGGAGCATGTAGTGGAAAATGCGCTCAGGAGGGGCGTTTCTGAAGACCCGTTCTCGGTGGCAGCCTCGCTTGGCGACCCGATGATCCCTGTAGTCGCGGGGATGGCAAGCGGCGCCTGCGGCTCATCAAAGGTCCTGCTGGCGGGCGGCACGCAGATGGCGGCGGTACTCGCGCTGGGGGAAAAGCTGGGAATAGGCGGCGGCGTAGCCGTGGCCACCACTTCATACGTTGTAGACGATGAATCAGCGGACCTTGTAGAGTCGGTCGGGGCGGCAGGCGTGCCTGTAATCTCAGTCGACCCCCTGCTATCAAAGTCCAAAGAGCCTGGCCTGCGCGCCTTCTCCGAGGGGTTTGCAAAAGAGGGCGCCGGCGCGGGGGGCGCCATCACGGCAGCAATGCTCAAGACGGGAACAGGGCCGCGCGAGTTTCTCCCGCTTGCAGAAGATGAATACCGGCGGGTGCTCAGCGCACAGTGA
- a CDS encoding Zn-dependent hydrolase (COG0491) — MKVHQLPVGQMQNFCYVVSDEETGKCAVIDPSWDLDTVMETVTRNGLSAEYVINTHHHFDHTVGNEAIAGRTGARIIQHEESELKHDITVRDGSEIRIGSTMLSVLHTPGHSRDSICLVGDGKIFTGDTLFVGSCGRVDLPGGSARDLYGSIFGVLYRLDDSLVVYCGHDYGTSPVSTLGDEKKSNPVMRRVGEEQFVAMMGG; from the coding sequence ATGAAGGTGCACCAGCTGCCCGTCGGGCAGATGCAGAACTTTTGCTATGTTGTATCCGACGAGGAGACCGGCAAGTGCGCGGTAATAGACCCGTCCTGGGACCTTGATACCGTAATGGAGACCGTCACCCGGAACGGCCTGAGCGCGGAATACGTGATAAACACGCACCACCACTTTGACCACACTGTGGGCAACGAGGCGATAGCCGGGCGGACGGGCGCCCGGATCATCCAGCATGAGGAATCGGAGCTAAAGCACGACATAACGGTCCGGGACGGCTCGGAGATACGGATAGGCTCTACCATGCTCTCCGTGCTGCACACTCCGGGGCACTCGAGGGACAGCATCTGCCTTGTCGGCGACGGAAAAATATTCACGGGCGATACCCTCTTTGTGGGCTCGTGCGGCAGGGTGGACCTGCCGGGGGGCAGCGCAAGGGACCTGTACGGCAGCATATTTGGCGTTCTGTACAGGCTCGATGATTCGCTTGTCGTCTATTGCGGGCACGACTACGGCACCTCGCCGGTCTCCACTCTCGGGGATGAAAAGAAGAGCAACCCGGTCATGCGGCGGGTGGGCGAGGAGCAGTTCGTGGCAATGATGGGCGGGTGA